In Ectothiorhodospira sp. BSL-9, a single window of DNA contains:
- a CDS encoding glycosyltransferase, translating to MKKVKISNFLKRKSIVVPFSHQVTRRGDSKGASHKIHLDLKYYRDTYPDLAGLTDQALIQHWHAHGYQEGRFASASHAAGDPQFASEPSTTEPDAPTEVDADFYLTLYPDLKTNGVTTQAQAEAHYRRHGKAEGRTPSLAAWAKIHSLPLSVLPARFSLREILERTAGRGVELDPQVVLDTFLGKNITPLALSDNDHDTHEAYLALAKHHLVKGNPEKGQALLEAALVFEQSTQVLELLGNIYLDRQQYSLALRYYNLAATKPNVHCWVYLHRASCLVKLDRHVEALESLMESRVRFPQFTHQLDRLDDVAEQIWASLYPRCMVYVDMQAREHLVEKVNQYARTLYRTYLPYFGGPASSDPLTIPALPPLGHLNTDKILIIGDYHVPQCVRYRITQKIEQLEAVGKTVTAIDWMELEQHPNALALHDIVIFYRVSAVPKIIKAIAQVNATGKLSLYEIDDLLFDPIYPPPIETYGGYVNLDTYRELTRGMALFNAAARLCRHGIASTEPLRNRLAPLVIEQQCLLHRNGLDHLNRFRTQDNTHKQTIDIFYGSGTQAHNSDFVELALPAVERILSQNSKARLVVVGYLRLPKAFRVRFASQYRQLPPVKSVRGYWSLLEQADINLAVLHEDPINDCKSELKWFEAACLGVPSIVSGTANYRDVIEDGVDAFIASTSEAWYQALKQLIDSPELRRSMARTAVERVQTAYSLKALGDSLVSQLAPMATLTTTRRKVALVNVFFPPQSIGGATRVVADNFKALRKHYHEDLDLCVFTADAECRTSHRMTVYQEQGVRVYRATTLWREHMDWHPKDPEMYKLFSEFLALEQPDMVHFHCVQRLTASIVEAARDAGIPYMVTVHDAWWISDFQFLVDHQGKVYPQGHPDPYEPIELPPGISLAESIQRRHDLKELLHQAHKVLTVSHAFAEIYRQNGIREIEVIPNGISDDVPWAPKDTSYTDRVVCGHVGGMSEHKGYYLLKEAVLTAQPDNLEFLVVDHSKEEAYEQKSYWGKVPVTFIGRVNQDQVVDLYRRIDVLFAPSTWPESFGLVTREAAACGCWVVASDMGGIGEDLVEGITGHVINPTEKALNDVLNKIGQQTKHYKQCIEGPGRATALQQTEQLTKEYMGICRNL from the coding sequence ATGAAAAAAGTAAAGATCTCTAACTTTTTGAAAAGAAAAAGCATCGTTGTGCCCTTCAGTCATCAGGTCACCCGTCGTGGTGATAGCAAAGGAGCATCCCATAAGATTCATCTGGATTTGAAATACTATAGAGATACCTACCCTGACCTGGCGGGACTAACAGATCAGGCACTGATCCAGCATTGGCATGCCCATGGTTATCAGGAAGGTCGCTTCGCCTCGGCTTCTCACGCGGCGGGGGATCCGCAATTTGCCTCCGAGCCCTCAACCACAGAACCTGACGCGCCCACAGAGGTAGATGCAGACTTTTACCTGACTCTGTACCCTGACCTTAAAACCAACGGTGTTACCACCCAGGCCCAAGCTGAAGCCCATTATCGGCGGCATGGCAAAGCCGAAGGGCGCACCCCCTCACTGGCTGCTTGGGCCAAAATTCACAGCTTGCCGTTGTCGGTTCTGCCCGCACGCTTTTCACTGCGTGAGATCCTGGAGCGCACCGCTGGTCGTGGGGTTGAACTTGATCCCCAAGTCGTGTTGGACACCTTTCTCGGAAAAAACATCACTCCTCTGGCGCTGTCGGATAATGACCATGACACCCACGAGGCCTACCTGGCGCTGGCGAAGCATCACTTGGTCAAAGGCAACCCCGAAAAAGGCCAAGCATTGCTGGAGGCTGCGCTGGTATTCGAGCAGTCTACCCAAGTGCTTGAATTGTTGGGTAATATTTATCTGGATCGACAGCAGTACAGCTTGGCGTTGAGGTATTACAATCTGGCCGCGACCAAACCCAATGTGCATTGTTGGGTGTATTTGCATCGTGCCAGTTGTCTTGTGAAGCTGGATCGCCATGTGGAGGCACTGGAAAGCCTGATGGAATCCCGGGTCCGTTTTCCCCAGTTTACCCATCAACTCGATCGACTCGATGACGTTGCCGAGCAGATCTGGGCATCCCTTTATCCTAGGTGTATGGTGTATGTTGACATGCAGGCTCGTGAGCACTTGGTCGAAAAGGTCAACCAGTATGCCCGCACGCTCTATCGTACCTACTTACCTTATTTCGGCGGCCCAGCAAGCTCAGATCCGCTGACCATTCCCGCCTTGCCCCCTCTTGGGCATCTGAACACGGATAAAATCCTCATCATCGGTGATTACCATGTTCCGCAGTGCGTACGCTATCGCATCACACAGAAGATCGAGCAACTGGAAGCTGTGGGCAAGACCGTCACTGCCATTGACTGGATGGAACTGGAACAGCATCCCAACGCGCTGGCGCTCCATGATATCGTCATTTTCTACCGCGTGTCGGCTGTGCCGAAGATCATAAAGGCCATTGCTCAGGTCAATGCCACGGGTAAGCTCAGCCTGTACGAAATCGATGACTTACTGTTTGATCCCATTTATCCACCACCCATTGAAACCTACGGTGGCTATGTCAATCTGGACACCTACCGGGAACTGACCCGAGGTATGGCGCTTTTCAACGCTGCCGCGCGGTTGTGCCGCCATGGTATCGCTTCGACCGAGCCACTAAGGAACCGCTTGGCGCCATTGGTGATAGAGCAGCAGTGTCTGTTGCATCGCAACGGGTTGGACCACCTCAACCGATTCCGTACCCAGGACAACACACACAAGCAGACCATCGATATTTTCTACGGCAGTGGTACGCAGGCCCACAACAGCGATTTCGTCGAACTGGCCTTGCCCGCCGTTGAGCGGATACTGTCTCAGAATTCGAAGGCTCGACTGGTGGTTGTTGGCTACCTGCGCCTGCCCAAGGCCTTTCGAGTCCGATTTGCCAGCCAGTACAGGCAGTTGCCGCCGGTCAAGAGTGTGCGGGGCTACTGGTCACTGCTGGAACAGGCCGACATCAACCTTGCGGTGCTGCATGAAGATCCTATCAATGACTGCAAGAGTGAACTCAAATGGTTCGAGGCGGCCTGTTTGGGTGTGCCTTCCATCGTCAGTGGTACCGCCAATTACCGGGATGTAATCGAAGACGGCGTGGATGCCTTTATCGCCTCCACCAGTGAGGCTTGGTACCAGGCTTTGAAACAACTAATCGATAGCCCCGAACTGCGCCGCTCCATGGCCCGCACAGCTGTGGAGCGGGTGCAGACTGCCTATAGCCTCAAGGCATTGGGGGATAGCCTGGTATCTCAACTAGCGCCAATGGCTACACTCACCACCACCCGGCGCAAGGTGGCGCTGGTGAACGTATTCTTCCCGCCCCAATCTATTGGCGGCGCCACGCGGGTGGTGGCGGATAATTTCAAGGCTCTGCGCAAGCACTACCACGAAGACCTTGATCTTTGTGTGTTCACTGCGGATGCTGAATGTCGTACATCCCACCGCATGACCGTGTATCAAGAGCAGGGAGTGCGGGTTTATCGTGCCACCACGCTCTGGCGTGAGCACATGGACTGGCATCCGAAAGATCCCGAGATGTATAAGCTTTTCAGCGAGTTTCTGGCCTTGGAGCAGCCGGACATGGTGCACTTCCACTGTGTACAGCGCCTCACCGCCTCCATTGTGGAAGCCGCTCGGGATGCGGGCATCCCCTACATGGTGACGGTACATGATGCCTGGTGGATTTCCGATTTCCAGTTTCTGGTGGACCATCAGGGCAAGGTGTATCCCCAGGGGCATCCCGATCCCTATGAACCCATTGAGTTGCCTCCAGGTATCTCATTGGCAGAGTCCATCCAGAGACGGCACGATCTCAAGGAGTTGCTGCATCAGGCCCATAAAGTGCTGACGGTATCCCATGCCTTTGCCGAGATCTATCGTCAGAATGGCATCAGGGAGATTGAGGTCATCCCCAACGGCATTTCCGATGATGTGCCTTGGGCCCCCAAGGACACAAGCTATACGGATCGGGTTGTGTGCGGCCATGTTGGTGGCATGTCAGAGCATAAGGGGTACTATCTGCTCAAGGAAGCGGTACTGACTGCACAGCCGGACAATCTGGAGTTTTTGGTGGTGGATCATTCCAAGGAAGAGGCCTATGAGCAGAAAAGCTATTGGGGCAAAGTGCCAGTCACGTTTATCGGACGTGTAAACCAAGATCAGGTTGTTGACCTGTACCGGAGGATTGATGTGTTGTTCGCGCCTTCGACTTGGCCGGAGAGCTTTGGGCTGGTAACCCGCGAGGCGGCGGCTTGTGGGTGCTGGGTGGTGGCCAGTGATATGGGAGGGATTGGGGAGGATTTGGTTGAGGGAATAACCGGGCATGTCATTAATCCGACTGAAAAGGCACTCAATGACGTGTTGAATAAAATAGGGCAACAAACAAAGCACTATAAGCAGTGCATTGAAGGGCCTGGTCGAGCAACGGCCTTGCAACAGACGGAACAGCTAACGAAAGAGTATATGGGTATATGTCGAAATTTGTAA
- a CDS encoding sulfotransferase, protein MSKFVIGIGSQRAGSTLLHHILSECTDIFMHPIKELHYYDTLYGVRHPHVLREFSKRQLDRELNRLISAKNYSYINKRYKCYVRANRILAEKDIKDIDYLDLFRPCIMGHATLGEITPEYMILPEPGVEKMSNELGRSAKIILISRDPVDRFISAFKLLKVYRGDRYDKERVSEGINEALETMPEWVAQQAALNDYGSAMEKYQKYFDDVLLMSYENMVASPEKTSGILQEFLGLPVDKEKMKDLMGNRVNAIGESGEVPDDLRAVILKAVT, encoded by the coding sequence ATGTCGAAATTTGTAATTGGGATTGGTTCGCAGCGTGCTGGTTCAACGCTGCTGCATCACATTCTTAGTGAATGCACTGATATCTTTATGCACCCCATAAAGGAGTTGCATTATTACGATACTTTATATGGTGTGCGTCACCCGCATGTTTTGAGAGAGTTCTCAAAGCGGCAGCTTGATAGAGAACTAAATCGCTTAATTAGTGCAAAAAACTACTCTTATATTAATAAGCGTTACAAATGCTATGTCCGAGCAAATAGGATTCTTGCTGAGAAAGACATCAAAGATATTGACTATCTGGATTTGTTTCGTCCTTGCATTATGGGGCATGCCACTCTCGGTGAAATTACACCGGAATATATGATTCTGCCGGAGCCGGGCGTGGAAAAGATGTCGAATGAGTTAGGCAGAAGTGCCAAGATCATTCTGATATCCCGTGATCCAGTAGATAGATTTATATCAGCCTTTAAGCTATTAAAAGTTTACCGTGGAGATCGTTATGATAAAGAGAGGGTCTCCGAAGGTATCAACGAGGCACTGGAGACCATGCCTGAATGGGTTGCTCAGCAGGCTGCGTTAAATGATTACGGGTCAGCCATGGAAAAATACCAAAAATATTTTGACGATGTGTTATTAATGAGCTATGAAAACATGGTGGCTTCACCAGAGAAAACGAGCGGGATCCTTCAAGAGTTTCTCGGCTTGCCGGTTGATAAAGAAAAGATGAAAGATCTTATGGGGAATCGAGTTAATGCAATAGGAGAAAGTGGTGAAGTGCCAGATGATCTTCGTGCTGTTATTCTCAAGGCGGTTACCTAA
- a CDS encoding IS5 family transposase (programmed frameshift): MAGRYELSDAEWELVKDIVSTPQRMGRPRRDDRQMLNGIFWILCTGAKWRDLPERFGPWKTVYDRFRTWRDEGTFELVLERLHLRLREDGLMDLETWMLDSTSTRATRAASGGGKKGGPEEPVDHALGRSRGGLTTKIHLVCDGRGHPLAFELSPGQHADSRWFTTVMERVHLPGPVGRPVKRCDHIVADKGYDSDALRRYCDRYGMKPVIASRKMHRRPRRGRSRGFDKARYRQRNIVERLFGWMKEMRRIGTRYDKLAKSFRAMVCLACVVRCFRSYFSDRT, translated from the exons ATGGCAGGGCGGTACGAGCTTTCCGATGCAGAGTGGGAGCTGGTCAAGGATATCGTATCGACACCACAGCGCATGGGGCGTCCCCGGCGTGATGATCGACAGATGCTCAATGGTATCTTCTGGATTCTGTGCACTGGCGCCAAGTGGCGTGATCTGCCGGAACGATTTGGTCCATGGAAGACTGTGTATGACCGATTCCGGACTTGGCGGGATGAGGGGACTTTCGAGCTGGTCCTGGAGCGCCTGCATTTACGGCTTCGCGAGGACGGCTTGATGGATCTGGAGACCTGGATGCTGGATTCGACATCGACCCGCGCTACTCGAGCCGCCTCTGGAGGCGGTAAAAAGGGGGGTC CTGAAGAACCCGTAGACCATGCCCTGGGGCGCAGTCGAGGCGGCCTGACCACCAAGATCCACCTGGTGTGCGACGGCCGTGGGCACCCGCTGGCGTTCGAGTTGTCGCCGGGTCAGCATGCGGACTCCCGATGGTTCACGACGGTGATGGAACGTGTTCATTTGCCCGGACCTGTGGGTCGCCCAGTAAAACGCTGTGATCACATCGTGGCCGACAAGGGTTATGACAGTGACGCGCTCCGACGATACTGTGATCGCTACGGCATGAAACCAGTGATTGCCAGCCGGAAGATGCACAGGCGACCGCGTCGTGGCCGGAGTCGGGGCTTCGACAAGGCACGCTACCGGCAACGGAACATTGTGGAGCGCCTTTTTGGCTGGATGAAGGAAATGCGACGTATAGGCACTCGATACGACAAGCTTGCCAAGAGCTTTCGAGCCATGGTTTGTCTCGCATGTGTTGTTCGTTGCTTCCGATCATACTTTTCAGACAGAACCTAG
- a CDS encoding response regulator transcription factor: MELSKVLISDLYLEVAGGKCNVPTIRKFYQEVNSGVSLLPVEDYDSVTLISPVGHGTHFLTISSYLLCISLSQKINKINLIVTKEWDRFKSNPDISNKGMRDEFLSNIKQACEFYRIPVDFILGKVSFSVASQVCDISENLNHVVVKFKGANPLYSNFLMNKEIFCKRPVVTATFSSFVKSCSFSDIVLVRDKFLDSKQCRYFTTPTCMPAKRKLSNKDRINVLCSVYSGERIRESLNRLTPVEWRYFYEFIRNNDLSIYFVGLDSVDKTKDVFPDYFKSLLGTMIFLNGKMDLTALYESVDVFFTLPNAFGGGNGARQAINQGVLVLAIDDENSDISKLVRDGAIYSSFEELLKAIQDLLVGRSKFDAFLEKQIDYYNDSENIFYKSIVFEGIISESFSFFKERKSLI, from the coding sequence GTGGAGTTAAGTAAGGTTCTTATTTCCGATTTATATCTTGAAGTTGCAGGAGGGAAATGCAATGTACCAACAATCAGGAAGTTTTATCAAGAAGTAAATTCTGGAGTCTCTTTGTTGCCTGTCGAAGATTATGATTCAGTAACATTAATTTCTCCCGTCGGTCATGGTACGCATTTTTTGACAATTTCCTCTTACCTGCTCTGTATTTCGCTGTCTCAAAAAATTAATAAAATTAACCTAATTGTAACTAAGGAGTGGGATAGGTTTAAATCCAATCCAGATATCAGCAATAAAGGAATGAGAGATGAGTTTTTATCTAACATAAAGCAAGCATGTGAATTCTATCGAATTCCTGTTGATTTTATTCTTGGGAAAGTTTCATTTAGCGTTGCTAGTCAGGTCTGCGATATATCAGAAAATCTCAATCATGTTGTTGTGAAGTTTAAAGGGGCAAACCCTCTCTATTCAAATTTTTTGATGAATAAAGAGATTTTCTGTAAAAGGCCAGTTGTAACGGCTACTTTTAGCAGTTTCGTAAAAAGCTGTTCTTTTAGTGATATTGTTCTTGTAAGAGATAAGTTTCTTGATTCTAAACAATGTAGATATTTTACTACTCCTACTTGTATGCCAGCTAAGAGAAAGCTTTCCAATAAAGATAGGATAAACGTTCTATGCTCTGTATATTCGGGGGAGAGGATTAGGGAAAGTCTGAATCGCCTGACGCCTGTTGAATGGCGATATTTTTATGAGTTTATACGCAATAATGATCTATCTATTTACTTTGTTGGACTGGATTCAGTGGATAAAACTAAGGATGTTTTCCCTGATTACTTTAAAAGTTTGCTGGGCACGATGATATTTTTAAACGGAAAAATGGATCTGACTGCTTTGTACGAAAGTGTTGATGTGTTTTTCACCTTGCCAAATGCATTTGGTGGTGGTAACGGAGCTAGGCAAGCTATTAATCAGGGAGTTCTTGTTTTGGCTATCGATGATGAAAATTCAGATATTTCTAAATTGGTCAGGGATGGTGCTATCTATAGTAGTTTTGAGGAATTATTAAAAGCAATTCAGGATCTTTTAGTTGGTAGGTCTAAATTTGATGCTTTTTTAGAAAAGCAGATTGATTATTATAATGATTCTGAAAATATCTTTTATAAATCAATTGTTTTTGAGGGTATTATTAGTGAGTCTTTTTCTTTTTTTAAGGAAAGAAAAAGTTTAATCTGA
- a CDS encoding sulfotransferase domain-containing protein — translation MFKRKWLFIGGAQRCGTTSFLEYVSKSLYCQPFSPASPEPKLLMNMSDNENVFRQWEHSSVEDKVIVEKSTSYIEFPQVAINIKSFFQDAKVVFLLRDPVERAISNYFFSRKNGLEIRGILDALFDDGYEEIPYSTSVNPYNYLGRGVYVDYIRGFYDVLDESQVLLVVMEKLYSDFQYRKSVMMELGFPDLVGISVEKTNAAVRGAHVDYNKGLVDSLASYYGESNLRLQAEYGVDISLWR, via the coding sequence ATGTTTAAAAGAAAATGGCTCTTTATTGGTGGTGCTCAGCGTTGCGGGACGACTTCTTTTTTAGAGTATGTTTCTAAGTCTTTGTATTGTCAGCCGTTTTCTCCCGCCTCGCCAGAGCCAAAGCTTCTCATGAATATGAGTGATAATGAAAATGTCTTCAGACAATGGGAGCATAGCTCTGTAGAGGACAAGGTTATTGTGGAGAAATCCACTAGCTACATAGAATTCCCGCAGGTGGCAATAAATATAAAAAGTTTCTTTCAGGATGCAAAAGTTGTTTTCTTGCTTAGGGATCCTGTGGAGCGAGCGATATCCAACTACTTTTTTTCCAGAAAGAACGGTTTGGAAATAAGAGGAATTCTCGATGCCTTGTTTGATGATGGCTATGAGGAAATTCCTTACTCAACATCTGTCAATCCTTACAATTACCTAGGTAGGGGTGTTTATGTTGATTATATTAGGGGGTTCTATGATGTGCTTGATGAGAGTCAAGTTTTGCTTGTTGTAATGGAGAAGCTTTATTCTGATTTTCAATACAGAAAAAGTGTCATGATGGAGCTTGGATTTCCGGATCTTGTGGGCATTTCTGTCGAAAAAACCAATGCTGCGGTTAGGGGGGCGCACGTCGATTATAATAAAGGGTTGGTAGACTCTCTTGCCTCGTACTATGGAGAAAGCAATTTAAGGTTGCAGGCTGAATACGGTGTCGATATTTCTTTGTGGAGGTAA
- the rffA gene encoding dTDP-4-amino-4,6-dideoxygalactose transaminase: MRFNIPCSTGSEVDFLRQAVESRRLSGDGVFGKACQAWFEENLSSCKTLLTPSCTAALEMAAMLIDIQPGDEVIMPSYTFVSTANAFVLRGAKIVFVDIRPDTMNIDEAYIEAAITSRTKAVVPVHYAGVACEMDAIMEIASRHDLFVIEDAAQGMMSTYRGKALGAIGHLGAFSFHETKNYTSGGEGGLLIINDEQFVQRADIIRDKGTNRSQFFLGQVDKYTWVDVGGSYLPSELQAAYLWCQLQNADEINQDRLKTWKAYRDAFEPIRETGRVELPFIPKHCIHNAHMFYLKLEGLEQRSAFIKYLKQRDVMAVFHYVPLHSSPAGSKFGEFCGQDKYTTKESERLVRLPIYYGMTIEEQSQVINAVTSFFD; the protein is encoded by the coding sequence ATGCGATTCAATATCCCCTGCAGTACAGGATCAGAAGTTGATTTTTTAAGGCAGGCTGTTGAAAGTAGAAGGCTGTCTGGCGATGGTGTTTTCGGTAAGGCATGCCAGGCATGGTTTGAAGAGAATCTTTCATCTTGTAAAACGCTGCTGACGCCTTCCTGCACCGCTGCACTGGAAATGGCCGCCATGCTGATTGATATTCAGCCAGGCGATGAAGTCATTATGCCTAGCTATACCTTTGTCAGCACAGCAAACGCATTTGTGCTTCGGGGTGCGAAAATCGTATTCGTTGATATTCGGCCAGATACGATGAATATTGATGAAGCCTATATTGAAGCGGCCATTACCTCTAGGACCAAAGCTGTCGTGCCTGTTCATTATGCAGGCGTCGCTTGTGAGATGGATGCAATTATGGAGATTGCGTCACGTCACGATCTTTTTGTGATCGAAGATGCGGCCCAAGGGATGATGAGTACCTACAGAGGTAAAGCGCTGGGAGCGATTGGGCACCTTGGTGCTTTTAGCTTCCATGAAACCAAAAATTATACCAGTGGTGGTGAAGGTGGCCTGCTTATTATTAATGATGAGCAGTTTGTACAACGTGCTGATATTATTCGTGATAAGGGCACCAATCGTAGCCAATTCTTCCTAGGTCAAGTCGATAAATATACCTGGGTTGATGTGGGTGGCAGCTACCTTCCCAGTGAGCTGCAAGCTGCTTATCTGTGGTGCCAACTACAGAATGCAGACGAGATAAATCAAGATCGTTTAAAGACCTGGAAAGCTTACCGAGATGCTTTTGAGCCGATTCGGGAGACTGGTCGGGTGGAGCTGCCATTTATACCGAAACATTGCATTCATAATGCGCACATGTTTTATCTGAAGTTGGAAGGCCTTGAGCAGCGCTCCGCATTTATTAAGTATTTAAAACAGCGCGATGTAATGGCCGTGTTCCACTACGTTCCGCTGCACAGCTCGCCTGCAGGGAGTAAGTTTGGTGAGTTTTGTGGCCAAGATAAATACACGACTAAAGAAAGTGAACGTCTGGTGCGCCTGCCAATCTACTACGGCATGACAATTGAGGAACAGAGCCAGGTGATAAATGCTGTCACTTCATTTTTTGATTAG
- a CDS encoding glycosyltransferase → MIVHQHMPWAGWHMLELRLSHEHHQSLVQLWVDYGSGFSDEHAFFLPVKSGCVAKRLLYLPRRPRRIRFGPMGSVGPFSIEAFRMVWLTPWFARKRLLRRICSAHPSWRGRDMEAVRVELRDEAREKAVPFWEWAWRQYDETFYPQVDYSMWRARQERCDPDAISLRVRDVEGALGREGVRAAGAEPLFSILMPVFDPSPQWLADCLDSVLAQHFTNWELCIADDASTQPEVHGVLAAYVARDARIRVTYRQENGHISAASNTALEMARGHYLALLDHDDRLDPEALLCMAEVVVAHPEAALIYSDEDKVRGAREFFDPHFKPDWNPDLALSHNYVCHLAVFDRARVLEVGGFREGVDGSQDHDLLLRFVRGLPPSRIHHVPRVLYHWRVTEGSTAGSSHAKDYAAEAGQRAVASAVKAMLPSARVEPGRVPHSYRVRWPLPEHAPRVSLIIPTRDRVEILRPCLEAILERTDYPDFEVLVVDNESRCPQTLAYFEELRADPRVRVLEWHRRFNYSAINNFAVTQARGDIIGLVNNDIEPINADWLTEMVSHACRPEIGCVGAKLYYPNGRIQHGGVILGLGGVAGHSHKHLPGDAQGYFNRLQLVQNLSAVTAACLLVRREVFDQVGGLDEKNLPVAFNDVDLCLKVREAGYRNLWTPYAEAYHHESASRGEDNTPEKRRRAEREVAYMRRRWGRELDHDPAYNPNLTLAHEDFSLR, encoded by the coding sequence ATGATCGTCCACCAGCACATGCCCTGGGCCGGATGGCACATGCTGGAGTTGCGTCTCTCTCACGAGCATCACCAGTCCCTGGTGCAGTTGTGGGTGGACTACGGGAGCGGTTTTTCGGACGAGCATGCCTTCTTCCTGCCGGTGAAATCGGGCTGCGTGGCCAAGCGGTTGCTGTACCTGCCCCGGCGGCCACGGCGGATTCGATTCGGGCCGATGGGGTCTGTGGGGCCGTTTTCCATCGAGGCATTCCGCATGGTATGGCTCACGCCCTGGTTCGCCCGCAAGCGGCTTCTTCGGCGGATCTGTAGCGCGCACCCAAGCTGGCGTGGTCGGGATATGGAGGCGGTGCGGGTTGAATTACGCGATGAGGCGCGGGAGAAGGCGGTCCCGTTCTGGGAGTGGGCCTGGCGTCAGTATGACGAGACCTTTTACCCGCAGGTGGATTATTCCATGTGGCGGGCCCGCCAGGAGCGATGCGACCCGGATGCGATCTCTCTGCGTGTGCGGGACGTGGAGGGCGCGCTTGGGCGCGAGGGTGTGCGGGCGGCAGGGGCTGAGCCGCTCTTCTCCATCCTGATGCCGGTGTTCGACCCTTCGCCGCAGTGGCTCGCGGATTGCCTGGATTCCGTGTTGGCGCAGCATTTCACGAACTGGGAGTTGTGCATCGCCGACGATGCCTCCACCCAGCCTGAAGTACATGGGGTGCTTGCTGCCTACGTGGCTCGGGATGCCCGCATCCGGGTGACGTATCGCCAGGAGAACGGCCATATCTCTGCCGCCAGCAATACGGCACTGGAGATGGCCCGGGGGCACTACTTGGCCCTTCTGGATCATGACGACCGGTTGGATCCGGAGGCCCTGCTTTGCATGGCGGAGGTCGTGGTGGCGCATCCCGAGGCGGCGCTGATCTATAGCGATGAGGATAAGGTCCGGGGTGCACGTGAATTTTTCGATCCCCATTTCAAGCCGGACTGGAATCCCGATCTGGCGCTGTCCCACAACTATGTCTGCCACCTGGCGGTGTTTGACCGGGCGCGCGTTCTGGAGGTGGGTGGATTCCGGGAGGGGGTTGATGGCAGTCAGGATCATGATTTGCTGCTGCGGTTCGTTCGGGGTCTTCCGCCTTCGCGCATTCATCATGTTCCTCGGGTGCTGTATCACTGGCGGGTGACGGAGGGCTCGACGGCGGGTTCCAGCCACGCGAAGGACTATGCCGCTGAGGCGGGTCAGCGGGCCGTGGCGTCGGCAGTGAAGGCAATGCTGCCCTCGGCCCGTGTGGAGCCGGGCCGTGTGCCCCATAGTTATCGGGTGCGTTGGCCTCTGCCGGAACATGCGCCCCGTGTGAGCTTGATTATCCCTACGCGAGACCGGGTGGAGATTCTTCGGCCTTGCCTGGAGGCCATTCTGGAGCGTACCGACTATCCGGACTTCGAAGTGCTGGTGGTGGACAATGAGTCCCGCTGCCCGCAGACGTTGGCCTATTTCGAAGAACTGCGCGCTGACCCCCGGGTGCGGGTACTGGAGTGGCATCGGCGTTTCAATTACTCAGCGATCAACAACTTTGCGGTAACACAGGCGCGGGGGGATATCATCGGCCTTGTCAATAACGACATTGAGCCGATTAATGCCGACTGGCTTACCGAGATGGTGTCACATGCCTGCCGGCCGGAGATCGGGTGTGTGGGGGCCAAGCTGTATTACCCCAATGGCCGTATTCAGCATGGCGGGGTGATCCTGGGTTTGGGCGGTGTCGCCGGGCACAGCCACAAGCATTTGCCCGGGGATGCGCAGGGCTATTTCAACCGTTTGCAATTGGTGCAGAACCTTTCAGCGGTGACTGCGGCCTGTCTGCTGGTGCGTCGAGAGGTTTTTGATCAAGTGGGCGGTCTTGATGAGAAGAATCTGCCGGTGGCCTTCAACGATGTGGACCTGTGCTTGAAGGTACGGGAGGCGGGGTATCGGAATCTTTGGACGCCTTATGCTGAGGCCTATCATCATGAATCAGCGTCCCGGGGGGAGGACAATACTCCAGAGAAGCGACGTCGTGCCGAACGGGAGGTAGCTTATATGAGGCGGCGTTGGGGCCGGGAACTGGATCATGATCCGGCCTATAATCCGAATTTGACGCTGGCCCATGAGGATTTTTCCTTGCGGTAG